From one Lolium rigidum isolate FL_2022 chromosome 4, APGP_CSIRO_Lrig_0.1, whole genome shotgun sequence genomic stretch:
- the LOC124650096 gene encoding flowering locus K homology domain-like has protein sequence MAEMQRNSTERWVTQMIRKSHEREGKEAPGTVMGRGITDAVNYGDDATCSAGENRYPGWPGTTVFRVLISATKVGQIIGHKGEKVRRLCEETKACVRIIGGHLAAAERVVIIFAKEQPDEPIPPAMNALLRIYQHIINDDGLDMGSDSTAVARILIPAEQAVSLIGEQGLMINSIEEASKTNINVLDCDLPLVALEEDRIVEIWGQPARVRKALELVASHLRKYLVDRGVIPLFDPHVSSPMLHMETHYSDHHEGMPPFHYSDHPEGPLQAVSPVCHSEDHQREPPWTQTCYSRCRSMNLVEDDVLEYRWEAPISFGRYRSVTPPCHGIGAYRQETFSPPIRTFLSAPIELGSHHNLATYELRASPLIGASATVERIRSLISVHGQQARPMRKTCQSAKMGKHPHLGISLYEGESHPSRVSASAAADLPPTLGMSEYELQASPSMRVYPPATVENLLHCRVSACGPEAPPHVVEHPLTIKSPAITSQVTEKMQIPIIYAEAVIGPTGARIDYIRRVSRSSILINDLEGDAMSIEINGSSATDVQTAEQLIKNFMAEAAAASPGHNFDSIPPYLPSPRSPRAKFLTTSYTGRESGVTEQRLQMIY, from the exons ATGGCTGAGATGCAGAGAAATTCAACAGAGAGGTGGGTTACTCAAATGATCAGGAAATCTCATGAAAGAGAAGGAAAGGAAGCTCCTGGGACTGTTATGGGACGTGGCATTACCGATGCTGTCAACTATGGTGACGATGCCACTTGCTCTGCTGGTGAAAATAGGTATCCTGGTTGGCCTGGAACCACAGTCTTCAGGGTTTTAATTTCTGCCACCAAGGTCGGTCAAATCATTGGCCACAAAGGAGAAAAGGTTAGAAGACTGTGTGAGGAAACAAAAGCCTGTGTCCGCATAATAGGTGGTCATCTTGCTGCGGCAGAAAGAGTT GTTATCATATTCGCAAAGGAGCAACCAGATGAACCAATACCTCCAGCCATGAATGCACTACTAAGGATATATCAGCACATAATCAATGATGATGGTCTAGACATGGGATCTGATAGTACAGCTGTGGCACGGATTCTTATACCAGCTGAACAGGCAGTGAGCCTAATTGGGGAGCAGGGTTTGATGATAAATTCTATCGAGGAAGCTTCTAAAACTAACATTAATGTCCTTG ATTGTGACTTGCCATTAGTTGCACTTGAAGAAGATAGGATTGTTGAAATATGGGGACAACCTGCACGAGTGCGGAAGGCTTTGGAGCTCGTTGCTTCTCATTTGAGGAAGTACCTGGTTGATAGAGGTGTTATCCCATTATTCGACCCTCAT GTGTCTTCGCCGATGTTACACATGGAAACTCACTACAGTGACCATCATGAGGGCATGCCCCCTTTTCACTACAGTGACCATCCTGAGGGCCCTCTACAAGCAGTTAGTCCAGTCTGTCATTCTGAAGATCACCAGCGTGAACCTCCATGGACTCAAACTTGCTATTCAAGATGCAGGAGCATGAATCTTGTGGAAGATGATGTGCTTGAGTACAGATGGGAAGCACCTATATCTTTTGGAAGATATCGATCAGTTACACCTCCATGCCATGGTATAGGTGCATATAGACAAGAAACATTTTCACCACCCATAAGAACATTTCTATCAGCTCCTATAGAATTAGGTTCGCACCACAACCTAGCTACATATGAATTACGAGCAAGCCCTCTAATTGGTGCATCAGCTACCGTTGAAAGAATACGTTCCCTTATATCTGTCCATGGTCAACAAGCACGTCCAATGAGGAAGACATGTCAATCAGCTAAAATGGGAAAACATCCACACTTGGGAATATCATTATATGAAGGTGAATCTCATCCAAGCAGGGTATCTGCATCCGCTGCTGCTGATCTACctccaactcttggcatgtctGAATATGAACTACAAGCATCTCCATCCATGAGGGTATATCCACCAGCCACTGTGGAAAACCTTTTGCACTGCCGTGTGTCTGCGTGTGGGCCAGAAGCACCACCGCATGTGGTTGAACATCCATTAACTATTAAATCACCAGCAATCACTTCACAG GTTACTGAAAAGATGCAAATTCCAATTATCTATGCTGAAGCTGTGATTGGCCCAACTGGTGCAAGAATTGATTACATTCGTCGTGTCAGCAGATCGAGCATCCTGATAAACGATCTGgagggggatgcaatgtctattgAAATCAATGGAAGTTCTGCAACAGATGTTCAGACTGCAGAGCAGCTGATAAAG AACTTCATGGCCGAAGCCGCAGCTGCTTCCCCTGGTCATAATTTTGACTCCATCCCACCATATTTGCCTTCACCAAGATCTCCTCGAGCTAAATTTCTAACGACTTCATACACTGGAAGAGAAAGTGGTGTAACAGAGCAGCGCCTGCAAATGATTTACTGA